In the Theobroma cacao cultivar B97-61/B2 chromosome 1, Criollo_cocoa_genome_V2, whole genome shotgun sequence genome, one interval contains:
- the LOC18613265 gene encoding uncharacterized protein LOC18613265, with translation MDPSLPQNLTDYSASSTIIKFDRPIPLLRGPIPAGSSDDPSSGSYLLAFKDLPSWAAAYKSCQSKIISQCEEGARIGCAVTASNKCKRPWWQSLVGWKSVDLKERERCEDREMEGCLVAAKEKCVGFAKEKCTMPFLDARIVVGEREVRNIVVGRMVLVASMPEESTWHDLIGWVKLGECEFTVTNYRASHFLRSSARLQT, from the coding sequence ATGGACCCTTCCTTACCCCAAAACCTGACGGACTACTCCGCTTCCTCAACAATTATAAAATTCGACCGCCCCATCCCTTTACTCCGGGGCCCCATCCCAGCCGGCTCCTCGGACGACCCTTCATCCGGTTCATACCTCCTCGCCTTCAAAGACCTTCCTTCCTGGGCCGCCGCATACAAATCCTGCCAGTCCAAAATCATATCTCAATGTGAGGAAGGCGCCAGAATCGGGTGCGCCGTCACCGCGTCCAACAAGTGTAAACGTCCCTGGTGGCAATCTCTGGTTGGGTGGAAATCAGTGGACTTAAAGGAGAGAGAGCGCTGCGAAGATCGTGAAATGGAAGGGTGTTTGGTCGCGGCAAAAGAAAAGTGCGTCGGCTTCGCTAAGGAGAAATGTACTATGCCGTTTTTGGACGCGAGAATCGTGGTGGGGGAGAGGGAGGTAAGGAACATAGTGGTCGGGAGGATGGTACTTGTGGCGTCGATGCCGGAGGAAAGTACGTGGCACGATTTGATTGGGTGGGTTAAGTTGGGAGAATGTGAGTTTACGGTGACCAATTATAGAGCGAGTCACTTTCTGAGATCTAGTGCCCGATTACAGACGTGA